From Pontibacter actiniarum, a single genomic window includes:
- a CDS encoding acetyl-CoA carboxylase carboxyltransferase subunit alpha, translated as MLLDFEQPIAALEGKLQEMKKLADESQVDVTEAVKALEEKIKNLKKETYANLTRWQRVQLSRHPERPYTLDYIHGITDTFVELHGDRTVRDDKAMVGGFGEVDGRSIMFIGQQKGRNTKQRQMRNFGMANPEGYRKALRLMKMAEKFNKPIVTFIDTPGAFPGLEAEERGQGEAIARNLKEMFMLKVPVICIVIGEGASGGALGIAIGDRVMMLENTWYSVISPENCSTILWRSWEYKEQAAEAMRLTASDMLQNKLIDGIIKEPLGGAHLEPGKMMRTLKKEIIKLLDELGTINAEDRIMERIEKFSNMGVVLEA; from the coding sequence ATGCTTTTAGATTTCGAACAACCCATTGCTGCCCTTGAAGGCAAACTTCAGGAGATGAAGAAACTGGCAGACGAAAGCCAGGTAGACGTGACGGAGGCGGTAAAGGCTCTGGAAGAGAAAATCAAGAACCTGAAAAAAGAAACCTACGCAAACCTGACTCGCTGGCAGCGTGTGCAGTTGTCGCGCCACCCTGAGCGCCCTTATACTCTCGATTATATCCATGGTATAACTGATACGTTTGTGGAGCTGCACGGTGACCGTACCGTGCGCGACGACAAAGCTATGGTAGGTGGTTTTGGGGAAGTGGATGGCCGCAGCATCATGTTTATTGGCCAGCAGAAAGGCCGTAATACCAAGCAGCGCCAGATGCGTAACTTTGGTATGGCCAATCCGGAAGGGTACCGTAAAGCGCTCCGCCTGATGAAGATGGCAGAGAAGTTCAACAAGCCCATTGTTACTTTTATAGATACTCCAGGAGCGTTTCCGGGGCTTGAAGCAGAAGAAAGAGGCCAGGGCGAGGCTATTGCGCGCAACCTGAAGGAAATGTTCATGCTGAAGGTGCCGGTAATCTGTATTGTTATTGGAGAAGGTGCCTCGGGAGGTGCCTTGGGCATTGCCATCGGCGACCGCGTGATGATGCTGGAAAATACCTGGTATTCCGTAATCTCCCCTGAAAACTGCTCTACTATCTTGTGGAGAAGCTGGGAGTACAAAGAACAAGCTGCTGAGGCTATGCGGCTAACCGCAAGCGATATGCTTCAGAACAAGCTGATAGACGGCATTATCAAGGAGCCGCTTGGTGGGGCACACCTGGAGCCGGGCAAGATGATGCGTACGCTTAAGAAAGAAATTATTAAGCTGCTGGATGAACTGGGAACCATAAATGCCGAAGACCGTATTATGGAACGCATTGAGAAGTTCTCTAATATGGGAGTGGTTTTAGAAGCCTAA